In Papaver somniferum cultivar HN1 chromosome 9, ASM357369v1, whole genome shotgun sequence, the genomic stretch CAAATTTGCTGTGAACTTCAATCAACCAGTCTACAAGAATCATCCTATGGCTCTCATTAATTTGTTGCTGTGAACCCATATAGTCATGAATTAGGCTTGACTTCTGCATGATAGGATCATAATGTATAAAGTTAGATACAATTGCTTTGCTTTAAGATATACATGTATGGATTTATCAGTCAAAAATCGAAGAGAGCTACCTCTGCGagcttgtaatacttgtacaaaTCCTCGACGTACTCCACAGCTGCCAACTGATTATCAGCATCTCCTCCATCAATGTCCACAATGGGGTCCTTCTTTGGTTTATGAGCTGAACGACAAGCATACTGAGACAGATACAAAGAGTAGCATTAGTTAAGTAGTCTGATAGAAATTAGTAAGATGGAGAAACAAACAGGACAATGAATAGACTTTCTAAGAAATCTACCTTGCTACGAGCAGATAAAACTGCAGATAAGGTTGGAGCTTTCTTCCTTGATGCTGCTTTCTGGGGTTTTTCCTTCTTAACCTCTACTGTATCTGGACTAATATCAATTACCTCCACTGGCTtgggtttcacaacttctttcTTTTGAACAGGCTTTGATATCCTTTTTTTAGGTACAGCAGCTCCATCATCAATCACAACAAATTGTAACTGTGATAAAGTAATCAACATAAGACATTTGTGAGACATTGCACAGTtttaattcatgtgattcaagaaaaaatattGGCAAGGGAAAGAGATCTCTATGGTTGATTATTAATACCTTATTTTTATTCTCCAAATTAGCTTGTGCATTAGCAAGTAGCTGTTTACAGAATCCCCTAGTGACAGGACGATGTGGTGGAATTCCATTGACCTGCTGTGCTTTCCCATCTGCACCTCTAATAGTCTCTACATTCCCGATATCCCCTAAAGGTTTCCGAATTCCTCCCGCTGGTGCTTTTGCTTTAGGAATTTCAGCAACCCCATCTGAAACATGTCATGGAAATCTTTTACTAAGCAAGACTAACACAgaataaaggaaaaaaatacaaattAGAGATCCAAACCAAATTAACCTAAAACGATGAGATTCCGTAAAGGGTATACCAAGTTCCAGATGATTCTTACAAACGAGGGCGATCAAAAATAATTATCTCTAAAATAGATCGAATGAATCAGAACAATAAGTACTTCAGATGTTGTTGAAACCCTAGATTTAAAAGATACAACTTTTACTGAAAAACGGATCAAAAAATCAGATGCCCTAGAAAATCCAACAACCAAAAAAGAAAGGGTTCTCCTAAAACAACAAGATTTCCATCAAACATCAAATTCCCTGATAAGATTGATACTAATTTAACAGAAGGAAATACATAATCTGTAAGATCCAAAATCTACAGATTGATACTAATTTACATAACAATTCATCATTAGACAACAAAACccacaaataaaaacacaaaaagaagagATGAAGATCATCAAAGAACCAGAATATCATAAACTAATGAATAGTACCTCTTTGTCTCTGAGGAAGAACTACTCTTGACGCCATTTCTCTAAATCCTAATATCCCAAATTAAGTTGAAATCCAATCAAACTCCTCTTGCTCCGATCTTAAAATCTCTCTCTCAACAAATCCCCTTGGTCTCTAAAATTGCTCTGTGTTCTTCTCCTTCTTTCTCCTTTCCTTTGAAATCTTTCTTTCTATGTGCACAGTAAATAGATGAGGGCTTATATTCCAATTTAAAACCTTGTTTTAGGAACCTCTGCAACGGTCATAATTTTAGGATTAAATAAATCGAGGCCGTTAGATTCTATCTAGATTGGACGGTGTAGAGACTAGGTTAAAGTCGGTTCTTTGTTTTAAATATTTTGTAGCCGTTGTAGTTACTTCAATGGGTTTGTATAGGATAAGAAACTAGCTATCTACCACTACCACCGTTGCTTTTAAGGTCAAGAGTTAGGGCTTCGATGTATCTAACGGCTACAATATGAATGAAGACGGAAGTATTTATTTGGGGTGACCGTAAGTGTTTGCTCCAGTGGCTGAGATATTTTCACCCAACTTCTTACATGTAATTGAATCTACTTTTCTATATTTTGGACAAGAGAAAAGAATCGAGTATTTCTCAATTCTTACGGGTAATCCCGATATAAATTTCGTAAAAAAGAACCCCGCAATACAATCTTTTCACtatttgccactaaactttggtaTAAACGTGTATTATGTCGTCTAATATGCTCAAAAATATGGCGAAATGTAGCGGTGAAATTATCGTGATGGATAAATACCATATCATCTTTGATGTTTTGATGATCCTAGCTAACGAGTTTGGAACACCCTATGatgcaaaaaaataataataatttatgcaCAAATACTGTATGATGGTTTTTTTCTTATTCAAGTATGATAAAATGTATTAAAAGTTAGTCCATTACCAAAAGAGTAATAAAGTTGAACCAAAAGGAAGTACAAGATAAAAATACAGTTACACGAAGTAAAATTGCCTAAATGAAAGCAAAGTAAATCTAGTGCAAAGCAACTTCTCAATTGTTCGATACAATGTTCAAAGAAAAGCCCCTAAAGATACCGGTTTCTACACCCCAATTAAAAATCAGGGCCTTAACATTGTCTTTGATCCTTTCCATAGAATTGCACTTGTCATTGAAGAGTCTAGCATTCCACTAACCAAACTGCCCACCATATTACCAATGGGATGATATCCTATATATTTCTTCTTATACTGCTGCTTGAGTTCAATTCCCAAATAATGCTTTTTATAGAGTCTTTAAACACCCATTTCAGATTATAACCACTTAGGCCGGTTCCTGTGGGCATGGCAAAGCCCCAGGTTTGCCATTTTAGTAACCCACTATGGGCATGGCAaagtggcaaatttgccacttagtCAGGCTAGGTCTAGCTTCTATCGAGCGGTCGAGCCCGAGAGATCTAATCCAATGACCATAAATCCCCCCTATAAATGCCCAATTCTAAATTTATTTCAATTCACACCTTCTTCCTATGTTTTAGcttttctaatttttttaaaatatgaacATGACTCAGTTAATAGAAGAGCAACATGCTGCCGAAATCAAATAGCTGAACACCGAGCTAATGTTCAAAATGAAATAAGACGAGCAAGAAGAGCAAGAGCTGCACATCAACGCAATTTTAGTATTGTAGAAGATGAACGCATCTGCATGAATTATGTTTTTTCACTAATCATCCCATCATTGATGGCGCACTACACGCCATTCCGCTTTGGGGATGCGTTTTACAGAATTTTGAAAAACAAACAATGAACTTGAATAATCGTTATGTGCTGGTGTTGGAGGCGCGGTTTGTTGTAATTTCTAAGAATGCTAACAAGTACATAATTTCTTGACCATTCAACCATACAACCTTCCAGAATAGGCATCTTCCACCATTATGCAATTGAATGGTGGAGTTTTGTGCTCTCCAATATACCATCCCAAAGGCTTTTACCTACAACTTTATTAgacatataaataaaaaaagcCTTTATATTCACACCAAATTAACTTAAGATGAATAAATCTTCTCCATAGAgcattttcttcttttccataCCTCCAAATCCACTTACAATGTAAAGACTTGTTAATGAGTCCTAATATTTTTAATCCACACTCCTCCACCTTCTTTAGGTAAACAAACTTGGTATCCCATCCTAacttattttcttagttttttgatTCACAATTGTTCCTCGTAAAAAACAAACACGCCCATAATAGTTCAAAAAAACATATTGGGCCACCAAAACAGTAGCCCACAATAGCTgaacaaatcttttttcccctATATTGAAGCCCAAGAAGCCACTTTTCAGAAAATGGGCCTGCTATATCAGGTGCGGTTTTCATCATGGGTGGTTGAATCTGCATTAAGGATCTGAACATCATAATAGAAAATCGATACAAAGCTTACCCCAAAACTAAACCCCCACTCGAAAAAACGTAAATGAAAACCTCTCAACTGatataattaaattaataaaatattctaTTTGTATTTTATAAAATACATAAGTGATTCACAAACATCACTAGATCGCTAAAGTTTTAAGTTATGGATACATATATTTTTACGTACATATCTTCCGATAACTGAAAAACTAATTTGGAAACGAGTGAGCACAGCATCCCGAAGGGTGCTCAATGGAAATAAATACCACATtcatcactaacatgcttcacagttctactaAAAAAACGAGTAAACATATTTCACATAAAACACACAACAAAAGATTGCTCTAACTCACCTCCTCATATACGACGTACCATATCATAATATCTATGAAAGATCACCACCGGATAGTCTTCAGAGTGACGTCAGGACAATTTACACATATGTTATCCTCACCTCAATCTACTCAATAGAGAAGACAACGTTAGGATAACTCCATACTCAAATGATATTGCTATCCACACGAAATGCATACATCCCATGATCTAGGAATTACCATCAAAATCTAGAATATACAAAAGAGTTTTGATTACTCTAACCCGCCTCCGCATAACAATCACataaaaagtccaatccctttaTGGAACCAGAATTTCTACCAAAGTAACGTTAGAATACTTAAATATTACTAACAAGACTAAACAATCAAATAAAATATACATACGACCAATCTCCCCGGATAATATTATATA encodes the following:
- the LOC113310284 gene encoding G2/mitotic-specific cyclin S13-7-like, translated to MASRVVLPQRQRDGVAEIPKAKAPAGGIRKPLGDIGNVETIRGADGKAQQVNGIPPHRPVTRGFCKQLLANAQANLENKNKLQFVVIDDGAAVPKKRISKPVQKKEVVKPKPVEVIDISPDTVEVKKEKPQKAASRKKAPTLSAVLSARSKYACRSAHKPKKDPIVDIDGGDADNQLAAVEYVEDLYKYYKLAEKSSLIHDYMGSQQQINESHRMILVDWLIEVHSKFELAPETLYLTIHIVDRYLSTHIVPKRELQLLGMSSMLIASKYEEIWAPEVNDFVCISDRAYTREHILAMEKSILGKLGWTLTVPTPYVFLVRFIKAAVADKKMEHMVYFLAELGLMQYSMIMFSPSMLAASAVYAARCTLNKTPLWDETLKLHTGFCESQLIECAKQLVSFHSGAAEHNLRTVYRKYASPERSAIAYLSPAKSLLA